In one window of Thermodesulfobacteriota bacterium DNA:
- the smc gene encoding chromosome segregation protein SMC: MKIKKLTIHGFKSFVDKVTLNFPSGTSGIIGPNGCGKSNIVDAIRWVLGEQNARHLRGKQMEDIIFNGSESRKPLGMAEVVLTFSNEEGLAPAHFANFSEIEISRRLYRSGESEYYVNRVQSRLRDIVDLFTDTGIGTRAYSIIEQGQVGWLISAKPEDRRSVFEEAAGINKFKHKKDAALRRLESTRENLTRVSDIISEVKRQLNSLNRQARKAERYKALREELKELELLLSSIEHSRMKAELSDLMRRLEAVKDEEVSLGALSTAKEEQAEELKVEFLGVEGEYKAIRERSFGLERSIQDEERKSALAGMRVEELKRAEERLSTEISELSGARDAAAAEIEALSASLSALGSEIEAESGLLAGHSSSLEGVSSELRGKEEARSGLKAESLKLSTRLTETRHAIQNCLREEEDLRAREARSRKELENVSIELASREGPLGALKARIAEAESGKGAIEAEIGAIRSMLESLESERAAKSNETQRARDEYSKASATLATLEEMERNFESVKGGAKAIMQRADRSGVYGLIADCIETSPGYEKAVEAVLADKLQYVLVESAKEGIEAIEYLRSKGAGRGSFVPVRDARPVASPVPAEGWGAGNIRALGSEMKIKNGYEEIVNYLLGDVFLADSLEDALSAWRESGGFRAFVTPEGDMVDAQGVITGGGAISDGGILQRRNETRKVRARAGELEKAIAALEEALRSVQEAIQSEGARLESSRERLHAADIEKVNLLSELKREETEIERLGRLRGTLLAESSQAAERLLGTSERKASLSSELEGTERELAEKERSISGLSDEIGALAARKEEISNIVTEARVRLASSRERLEAQKRALAEKERAVSDTGLRIQSRQADIEKGRVEAEEKKEELALIKERLEGLLAKVDEIKKEETEKAEALENITGQIKTAEHELKEVKARYSELGELKGELTIEIREKELAIANLIERMREKYSSAVGEFRPAEGEAIPSVEELEEKRSDMREKIASLGEVSLSALEEYNDLERRHQFLLDQQADLTKSVESLHTAIQRINRTTRERFKTTFDEINAKFQETFPRFFSGGRAELRLTDDSDILEAGVEIVAQPPGKRLQNITLLSGGEKALTATALIFAIFLIKPSPFCLLDEVDAPLDDANIDRFNLFVRDMSKISQFLLITHNKKTMEMADSLYGITMQEPGVSKVITLKF; this comes from the coding sequence ATGAAAATAAAAAAACTCACTATCCACGGCTTTAAATCCTTCGTTGACAAGGTCACGCTGAATTTCCCTTCCGGCACTTCCGGCATAATAGGCCCCAACGGCTGCGGAAAGAGCAACATAGTGGACGCCATCAGGTGGGTCCTGGGGGAGCAGAACGCCCGGCACCTTCGCGGCAAGCAGATGGAGGACATTATCTTCAACGGCTCGGAGTCCAGAAAGCCCCTGGGCATGGCCGAGGTCGTCCTTACCTTTTCGAACGAGGAAGGGCTTGCGCCGGCGCACTTCGCCAACTTCTCCGAAATAGAGATATCGCGCCGCCTCTACAGGTCCGGCGAGAGCGAGTATTACGTAAACAGGGTCCAGTCGAGGCTCAGGGACATAGTAGACCTCTTTACCGATACCGGCATAGGAACCCGCGCGTACTCCATTATCGAGCAGGGGCAGGTGGGCTGGCTCATAAGCGCCAAGCCCGAGGACAGGAGAAGCGTATTCGAGGAAGCGGCCGGCATAAACAAGTTCAAGCACAAGAAGGACGCGGCGCTCCGGAGGCTCGAATCAACGAGGGAGAACCTCACCAGGGTAAGCGACATCATAAGCGAGGTAAAGCGCCAGCTCAATTCGCTCAACAGGCAGGCCAGGAAGGCCGAGAGGTACAAGGCGCTCCGGGAGGAGCTAAAGGAGCTGGAACTCCTCCTTTCATCGATAGAGCATTCAAGGATGAAGGCCGAGCTTTCAGACCTCATGAGGCGGCTTGAGGCAGTAAAGGACGAGGAGGTATCGCTCGGGGCGCTCTCCACTGCCAAAGAGGAGCAGGCGGAGGAGCTCAAGGTCGAGTTCCTCGGCGTCGAGGGCGAGTACAAGGCCATACGGGAGAGGTCCTTCGGGCTTGAGCGCTCCATCCAGGACGAGGAGAGGAAGAGCGCGCTCGCCGGAATGAGGGTAGAGGAGCTCAAGAGGGCGGAGGAGCGCCTTTCAACCGAAATAAGCGAGCTTTCAGGCGCAAGGGACGCGGCGGCGGCTGAAATAGAGGCGCTTTCCGCTTCTCTGTCGGCCCTGGGCTCCGAGATAGAGGCGGAATCAGGGCTCCTTGCCGGCCATTCGTCTTCATTAGAAGGCGTATCGTCCGAGCTAAGGGGCAAGGAAGAGGCGCGCTCGGGGCTGAAGGCCGAATCTCTCAAGCTGTCCACGAGGCTCACCGAGACAAGGCACGCCATCCAGAACTGCCTCCGGGAGGAGGAGGACCTTCGCGCAAGGGAAGCGCGTTCGAGGAAAGAGCTTGAGAACGTCTCCATTGAGCTCGCGTCCAGGGAGGGCCCGCTTGGGGCGCTAAAGGCCCGCATAGCCGAGGCGGAATCCGGGAAAGGCGCGATAGAGGCTGAAATAGGGGCCATAAGGTCCATGCTCGAATCCCTCGAATCCGAGCGGGCCGCAAAAAGCAACGAAACCCAGAGGGCCAGGGACGAATACTCCAAGGCATCCGCCACGCTCGCCACACTCGAGGAGATGGAGAGGAATTTCGAGAGCGTAAAGGGCGGGGCAAAGGCCATAATGCAGCGGGCGGACAGGTCAGGCGTCTACGGGCTCATAGCCGACTGCATCGAGACCAGCCCCGGATACGAAAAGGCCGTTGAGGCGGTCCTTGCCGACAAGCTCCAGTACGTGCTGGTCGAGAGCGCGAAGGAAGGCATCGAGGCCATAGAATACCTGAGGTCAAAGGGCGCCGGCAGGGGGAGCTTCGTTCCTGTAAGGGACGCCCGCCCCGTGGCGAGCCCTGTGCCTGCAGAGGGCTGGGGCGCCGGGAATATCCGCGCGCTCGGCTCCGAGATGAAGATAAAGAACGGCTACGAGGAGATAGTGAACTATCTCCTCGGCGACGTCTTCCTCGCGGACAGCCTTGAGGACGCGCTCTCAGCCTGGAGGGAAAGCGGCGGCTTCCGCGCCTTCGTAACACCCGAGGGCGACATGGTAGACGCGCAGGGCGTCATCACGGGCGGAGGGGCCATCTCAGACGGCGGCATCCTCCAGAGGAGGAACGAGACCAGGAAGGTGCGGGCCAGGGCCGGGGAGCTTGAAAAGGCCATAGCCGCGCTTGAAGAGGCGCTGCGCTCCGTCCAGGAGGCCATACAGTCAGAGGGCGCCCGCCTCGAAAGCTCAAGGGAAAGGCTCCATGCAGCGGACATAGAAAAGGTTAACCTCCTGAGCGAGCTCAAGAGGGAGGAAACCGAGATCGAGAGGCTCGGGCGCCTTCGGGGCACGCTTCTGGCCGAGTCCTCGCAGGCGGCGGAAAGGCTCCTCGGGACTTCCGAAAGAAAGGCTTCGCTCTCTTCGGAGCTGGAAGGGACCGAGCGGGAGCTTGCCGAAAAGGAGCGCTCCATCAGCGGCCTCTCGGATGAAATTGGCGCGCTCGCCGCAAGGAAAGAGGAGATCTCGAACATAGTGACCGAGGCCAGGGTGCGGCTTGCGAGCTCCAGAGAGCGCCTCGAGGCGCAAAAGAGGGCGCTTGCCGAGAAGGAGCGCGCGGTAAGCGATACCGGGCTTCGGATACAGTCCAGGCAGGCCGACATCGAAAAGGGCCGCGTTGAAGCGGAAGAGAAAAAAGAGGAGCTCGCCCTTATAAAGGAGCGGCTCGAAGGCCTGCTCGCAAAGGTCGACGAGATAAAGAAGGAAGAGACTGAGAAGGCGGAGGCGCTCGAAAACATAACGGGCCAGATAAAGACCGCCGAGCACGAGCTCAAGGAAGTAAAGGCCAGGTATTCCGAGCTCGGCGAGCTCAAGGGCGAACTGACGATTGAGATACGCGAAAAGGAGCTCGCCATCGCGAACCTCATCGAGAGGATGCGCGAGAAGTATTCTTCGGCGGTCGGGGAGTTCAGGCCAGCCGAGGGCGAGGCAATCCCGAGCGTCGAGGAGCTCGAGGAGAAGCGCTCGGATATGCGCGAAAAGATAGCCTCCCTCGGGGAAGTGAGCCTCTCGGCGCTCGAGGAGTACAACGACCTCGAGAGGAGGCACCAGTTCCTCCTCGACCAGCAGGCCGACCTGACGAAATCCGTCGAGAGCCTCCATACCGCCATACAGAGGATAAACAGGACCACCCGCGAAAGGTTCAAGACCACATTCGACGAGATAAACGCGAAGTTCCAGGAGACCTTCCCGAGGTTCTTCAGCGGCGGCAGGGCGGAGCTAAGGCTCACGGACGATTCCGACATACTCGAGGCCGGGGTCGAGATAGTGGCCCAGCCGCCTGGCAAAAGGCTCCAGAACATAACGCTCCTTTCCGGCGGCGAGAAGGCCCTCACCGCGACCGCGCTCATCTTCGCCATATTCCTCATCAAGCCGAGCCCGTTCTGCCTCCTTGACGAGGTGGACGCGCCCCTTGACGACGCGAACATCGACAGGTTCAACCTCTTCGTGAGGGACATGTCGAAGATAAGCCAGTTCCTCCTCATAACGCACAATAAAAAGACTATGGAGATGGCCGACTCGCTCTACGGCATCACCATGCAGGAGCCCGGGGTCTCGAAGGTAATCACGCTTAAGTTCTGA
- a CDS encoding roadblock/LC7 domain-containing protein, whose amino-acid sequence MAFDSILEDLSMRAGANGAILIDWDGEIVASWAASRDVNIDLIGAHHEIILDIVKEAASRHDRQDVRHLAITTDKAKLAISTVKEGYCLVVALGNERPMGKALFESKRAVERIEEEMG is encoded by the coding sequence ATGGCGTTTGACAGCATACTCGAAGACCTTTCGATGAGGGCCGGGGCAAACGGCGCGATACTCATAGACTGGGACGGGGAGATAGTAGCTTCCTGGGCGGCATCCAGGGACGTCAATATCGACCTCATCGGCGCCCACCATGAGATTATCCTTGATATAGTGAAGGAGGCCGCCTCTCGCCACGACAGGCAGGATGTCAGGCATCTGGCCATAACGACGGATAAGGCCAAGCTCGCCATATCGACCGTGAAGGAAGGCTATTGCCTTGTTGTCGCGCTCGGGAATGAACGGCCAATGGGAAAGGCCCTCTTCGAATCGAAGAGGGCGGTGGAGAGGATAGAAGAGGAGATGGGATGA